Below is a genomic region from Sulfuricaulis sp..
TCGTCGAAACAGATCGGCATGTTCCTGGTGATTCTCGCCATCGTCAGCGCCGCCATCGTGGCGTTCATCATCTACACCCTGACGCTGGGAAAAATCCGCGAGATCGCGGTGCTGAAGCTTATCGGCACGCGCAACCGCACCATCGCGGGCATGATTTTGCAGCAGGCGCTCGGCCTCGGGCTCATCGGTTTCGTGGCGGGCAAGATCGCGGCCACGTTGTGGGCGCCGTTCTTCCCCAAGTATATCCTGCTCGAGCCGGCGGACTCGGCGTACGGCTTCATCGCGGTCATGGCGATCTGCGTCCTGGCGAGCGTGATGGCGATCCGCGCCGCGCTCAAGGTGGACCCGGCGGAGGCGATCGGTGGCTGACACGCACACAAAAGGCATCCGCATCGAGGGATTGCGCAAGCGCTACGGCAGCGGTGACACCGCCGTGGACGCGCTCAAGCAGGTGGACATGCAGGTGGCGCCGGGCGAGGTCGTGGGTCTCATCGGCCCCTCCGGTTCCGGCAAGAGCACGCTGCTCAAGTGCCTCGGAGCCGTGATCGAGCCGACTGCCGGCCGCATGACCCTGGGCGATCATGTGATCTATGACGATGGCTGGAAGATTCCCGACCTGCGCACGCTGCGGCGCGACAAGATTGGTTTCGTGTTCCAGGCGCCGTACCTGATTCCGTTTCTCGATGTCACCGACAACGTGGCGCTGCTGCCGATGCTGGCCGGGCGGCCCAACGACGAGGCGCGCCAACGCGCGCGCGGACTGTTCGAGGCGCTCGACGTAATACATCGCGCCCGCGCCATGCCCTCGCAGCTGTCCGGCGGCGAGCAGCAGCGCGTGTCCATCGCCCGGGCGCTGGTTAACCAGCCGCCGGTGATACTGGCTGACGAACCCACGGCGCCGCTCGACAGCGAACGGGCGCTGGCGGTGATCCGCATACTCAACAAGATGGCGCAGCAGTACGAGACCGCCGTCATCGTCGTGACCCATGACGAAAAAATCATCCCAACCTTCAAGCGCATTTACCATATCCGCGACGGCCGCACCCACGAAGAGGCCGGCGAGGGGAGGGCGTTCGAATGAATTTCGTGGCAACCACATTTCCGGCGTGGCGCCTGTTGCTGATTCTCTATACCGGTCTGCTCGCCGGTTGTGCCGTCGGCCCGGATTTCCAGCGCCCGCCGCCACCGGCGGCCGAGGGCTATACCGCGCAGGAGCAGCCGGCACAGACCGTCACTGCCGAAAATGAACTGGGTACGGCACAGCGTTTCATCGCCGGTGCGGCGCCGGATGCCGCATGGTGGCACGCGTTCGGTTCGCCCGAACTCGATGCGCTGATCGAACGCGCCCTGCAATCGAGCCCGACACTGGAAGCGGCGCAGGCCACGCTGCGGCAGGCACAACATTTATATGAAGCACACGCCGGCGCCACGCAACTGCCGCAAGTGAACGCTACCGCCGGCGCGCAGCGCCAGCAGGTCAATAACATCGCCGCGGGCCAGACCGGGGGCGAGCGCACCTACAGCCTGTATCACGCCGGCGTCGGCGTGAGCTACAACCTCGATCTGTTCGGCGGCAACCGGCGCGCGCTCGAGGCCTTGGCCGCGCGCGCCGAGTACCAGCGCTTCCAGCACGAAGGCGCACGCCTGACGCTGGCGGCCAACGTCGTCACGACCGCCGTCATCCAGGCGCAGCTCGCGGCGCAGATCGAAGCGAGTACGGCCAGCCTCGCGGCGCAGGAGGCGCAGATCGAGATCACGCGCCAGCGCTTCGCGCTGGGCGCAGCCGCGCGCAACGACGTGCTGGCGTTGCAGACTCTGGTGGAGCAGACCCGCGCCGGCATCCCGGCGCTGCAAACCGAGCATGACCGACTCACGCATCTGCTGGCGGTGCTCGCCGGACAGCCGCCGGGCGCGGCCGGCATGCCGGCGTTCACGCTGGCGGATTTCACGCTTCCATCCGAATTGCCGGTGAGCCTGCCGTCGGAACTGGCGCGCCGACGTCCCGACATC
It encodes:
- a CDS encoding efflux transporter outer membrane subunit; amino-acid sequence: MATTFPAWRLLLILYTGLLAGCAVGPDFQRPPPPAAEGYTAQEQPAQTVTAENELGTAQRFIAGAAPDAAWWHAFGSPELDALIERALQSSPTLEAAQATLRQAQHLYEAHAGATQLPQVNATAGAQRQQVNNIAAGQTGGERTYSLYHAGVGVSYNLDLFGGNRRALEALAARAEYQRFQHEGARLTLAANVVTTAVIQAQLAAQIEASTASLAAQEAQIEITRQRFALGAAARNDVLALQTLVEQTRAGIPALQTEHDRLTHLLAVLAGQPPGAAGMPAFTLADFTLPSELPVSLPSELARRRPDIQAAEALLRAANAEYGTAVSRLYPQITLSADAASQALTSAGLFGSGTLVWGLAGQLTQPLFHGGLRDEARAAQAGFDAAAAHYRETVLQALRNVADVLRALDNDARILAAQAAASNAAQESLALVQQQYELGAASYLQLLIARQQFQQTRRELIAAQARRLTDTAALYQAMGGGWLPAEPVGLTGKEASR
- a CDS encoding ABC transporter ATP-binding protein, translating into MADTHTKGIRIEGLRKRYGSGDTAVDALKQVDMQVAPGEVVGLIGPSGSGKSTLLKCLGAVIEPTAGRMTLGDHVIYDDGWKIPDLRTLRRDKIGFVFQAPYLIPFLDVTDNVALLPMLAGRPNDEARQRARGLFEALDVIHRARAMPSQLSGGEQQRVSIARALVNQPPVILADEPTAPLDSERALAVIRILNKMAQQYETAVIVVTHDEKIIPTFKRIYHIRDGRTHEEAGEGRAFE